In Candidatus Jettenia caeni, the DNA window ATTACGAAGGCGCTAAGCTTAAACTGGTAGCAGGTGATGTTCATCGGATAACCCCGCCTCCACCGGTATATACTGCTTATGAAGAACTGGCAATGGAAAAAGTCGCTTCGGCTCCCCAATTTAAGGAAAAGGCCTTCTTTGAGTATCATCTTTATACACTTCAGCGTGATGCCACAATTAAAAATAATCAAATAAAACAGCTCTCGCTTTTTCCAACGGCAACAACATCCGTAAAAAAGATCTATGAGTATGATGGATCTAAAAACGAGAAGAAGATTAATGTAAAATTGGAATTTATAAACGCAGAAGAAAATGGTTTGGGATTGCCCATTCCTGCCGGAAAGGTACGGGTTTATAAATCCGATGAAGACCAGTCGCAAATCTTTCTCGGTGAAGACCAGGTAGATCATACACCGAAGAATGAAAAAATACGGCTGTATGTAGGAGATGCATTTGATATCGTTGGTGAACGAAAACAGATCAATTATAAACAATTAGGTGACCGCGCACGGGAAGAGACATGGCAAATCAAGTTACGTAATCATAAAAAAGAAGATGTCGAGATTCTCGTAATAGAACATGTCTGGGGAGATTTTGAAATTCGTGAATCCTCACATCCGTATCATAAAAAAGATGCAAATACCCTTGAATTCCTCATTCCGGTAAAAAAAGATACAGAGACAATAGTGAAATATACGATATTGTACCGTTGGTAATTTATAATGGTTGTAAAATGAGTAAAAATGTATTAAATAGAACCTAAGGCTAATACAATAGGGTATTTTTTGCTATGAAACATATATGGCAATTCCAAAAAGCAGGAATCGTTTTCATATTTGATAGTACGTAATTATCTTATTTAACAACAACCGTCGTCTGTTTTTGAAAATATGATTACCATCTTCAAAAGTACGGATCAAGGGTTAAAAACTATTCATACCCTGAGCGATGGAATCTGGATTAACGTTACAGATCCCAGTTCGGAAGAAATTGCACAGGTAGAAAAATGGGGTATTCTTCCTGAGTTCGTAACTCATTCTCTGGATATTGATGAACGTGCCCGGACAGAGAGAAATAACAGTCTTATCCTGATCGTGCTCCGTCTTCCCTATAAACAGGACAAGATAGCAGATATTCCATACATCACTGTGCCGCTTGGGATTGTTCTGGCTGATAAATTTATCGTAACGATCAGCCGAAAAGAGACCGTCATTATTAAGGAATTTGCTGCCGGCCGTATACATGACCTGTCTACTGATAAAAAGAATCGGTTTGTCCTGCAGTTGTTTTTCCACACGGCAAATCAATACCTGAATTATCTGCGTGATATTGATGCCGCTGTTAGTATACTGAAAGATAAGCTCTACCGGTCGGTGCAAAATAAAGAGGTTCTGGACTTACTCAAGTATCAAAAGAGCCTGATCTATTTTACTTCTGACTTAAAATCAAATGAATTAATGTTTGAACGGTTGCAAAAAGGTCAGTTGTTTCAGGCTTACCCGGAGGATGCAGAACTCCTGGATGATGTCCTTATTGAGATTCGCCAGGCAATGGAAATGACGAGCATCTCAGAGAATATCCTGAGTCAGATGATGGATGCATTTGCATCCATTATCTCTAATAATCTCAATGTAATCCTGAAGTTCCTGGCTTCGATAACGATTGTAATTAGCCTTCCCACTTTGGTTGCCGGTTTTTATGGCATGAATGTGCGTCTTCCGGGGCAGAATTACTCCTTTACATTTTCATCGATATTGCTTGTCTCTCTTGTGATATCTTTGATAGTAGTAATTATTTTCAAAAAGAAAGACTGGTTGTGAATGAAAGCATGAGATGGATGAATATCTTATGTATTATTGATATTCCAGGAGACAAGAGATGAAGCGAGTGGTAATCGTCGGAGTTGGTTTCGCCGGACTTAGAGCAGCCCGGACCTTAGCAAATAAGGGCTTCGACGTTTTGCTGCTTGACCGGAATAATTATCATCTCTTTCAGCCGTTGCTGTACCAGGTAGCAACAGCAGAACTGGAACAGGAATCGATTGTCTATCCCATCAGGGAGATTATACGGCGCTGGAGGGGAGTACACTTCCGGCTTGCTGAGGTATGGGGTATTGATCTTGAACGTCATCAGGTGTTAACAGCCAACGGTGTAATTGCATATGACTACCTTATACTTGCCACAGGCAGTGTAACGAATTTCTTTGGTATGGATACTATGAAACGTTACGGATATGATCTTAAATATCTCAACGATGCAGTCGTACTGCGGAATCAAATCCTGAGCTCTTTTGAATACGCAGCACAAAAGCCAAATGCATCCGAGCGTTTAGCATTGCTTACCTTTGTAGTTGTTGGCGGGGGACCGACTGGCGTTGAATTCACCGGCGCACTGGCAGAATTAGTTCATCATGTCTTATCGAAGGATTATCCGGAGTTGCAGGTAAAGGATATCAGGATTATTCTTATAGAGGCAGGCGACAGTCTCTTATCGAATTTCCCCAAAAAGCTGCAGGACTATGCGCTTTTCAAACTTCATCGGATGGGTATCGAGGTGCGGCTTAAGACGGCTGTCAGCGGAGCCGAATCTCATCAGGTATTGTTGAAAGACGGGACATCAATTCCTTCCCGCACACTCTTTTGGGCAGCAGGTGTTCGCGCCTCATCGCTGGCTGATGCATTACCAGTGATGAAGGTCCGTGGCGGCCGCATTATCGTCAAACAGGACCTCACGATTGAAGGCTATCCCAATGTCTTTGTTATTGGTGACATGGCTTACCTGGAGCAAGATAGACAACCGTTACCTATGATAGCGCCTGTGGCAATGCAACAGGGAGAATACGCAGGCAGGGCAATTCTTCAGGGCGAGCGTGGACGTCCGATAGGTCCATTTTACTATCGTGACAGAGGTTCAATGGCAACAATTGGCCGTGGAGCTGCAGTTGCCCATACAATGGGCTTTAGCTTTTCAGGCTTTAGTGCATGGGTTATCTGGCTGGCACTGCATTTGTTCTTTTTAATCGGTTTCCGTAACCGAATTGTGGTGTTGCTCAATTGGGGCTACGAATACTTCCTGTTAAAACGGCAAATTCGTATCATTACACAAGAGAAGAAGGAGATAAAACGGTAGAGACCGTGAATACAAGGGCACAAAAATGGCTTAAAGCTTCCGGTAACTCAAGGCTTTTTTCCCTGAAGGCTCATTTTACATCTGTATCTTTAATAAAACTGCAACAATAGCCAATACCACACCAACGATAATACGATAATATCCAAACCATTTAAAGCCGTGCTGTTTCAGGAAGCCAACAAAGGCTTTAATAGCTAACATAGCTACAATAAATGCCACAATATTTCCAAACAGAAGAATCTTTATATCATGATGCTGAATGGTTGCATAAGAATCTATTAATTTCTTGGCGCTGGCGCCAAGCATAGTCGGAACGGCAAGAAAAAATGAGAACTCTGCTGCCGTTCTCCGGTTGAGTCCGGTACTCATCCCACCTATAATAGTGGCCGCTGACCGCGATACACCCGGAATCATAGCGATACACTGAAAGCATCCTATTTTGAAACCCTGAGACCAGGATATTTCCTGTTCTTTAGCCTCGTTGGCATGCCTAAACCATTTGTCCACAAAGATGAGAACAATTCCTCCGAGAAAAAGGGTAGTAATTACTACCCATATATTCATCAATAAGCTATCAATATAATCACCGAGTAAAACACCTATAACCGCAGCCGGCAGAAATGCAAAGGCTAATTTCAGGTAGAACCGGAAGGAGGTAAAAAACTTTTGCCAGTAAAGCGCTACCACAGATAAAATAGCGCCGAATTGGATAACAACCTCAAAATTCTTTACAAGGGTATTTTCGTTGATTCCCATAATCGTAGAAGCAATGATCATATGACCGGTAGACGAAATAGGTAAAAACTCAGTAATACCTTCGATGATAGCGAGAATCAAAGCTTCTAAATAAGTCATAGGTTAGCTACTATTATCCATGAAATGAAAAGAGGATAGATATATCTTTTAAACCCGTTAGATTATAAAAGAACATATTTTTAATGCAATAGAAAACTTTTGTAGATTTCGGAATAACTTTTCGTATGTAGTAACTGACATTCACGAGTATCGAGAGATGGTGATTGGTTTTTGAAGAGGTTATATGCATCCCTCCAGGAAATACCTTATGGGGAGTGACTCTTTTACAATACTTGCTACCAAGAGACGGGATCATCTGAGGTAAGCGGTTTTTGAAGTGGCAGGACAATGTTATTAAGCATCTTTATTAAGGGAATGGTAAAAATGCTAAGGGGTTGTCTGCAAAGCTCATATCCATGCCTGAAATTTATTCCTTTGGTAGCAGGGTAAATCCTATCTCAGTATGTCTTGAACAGGAATTAGTTATCCACGCAGAGTATCATTCCCACGTGTTTTTCCTGCTATTCCCTGGTGATTTCTATTATTCCCCTGTTTCCCATTTGTCATTCCCGAATGTCTTTATCAGGAATCCAGCATAGGGAAGAAACGGGAAAGGCACTGGATTTCCGATAAACTTGTCCTCGTGAAACTTGTCTTCATGGAAATGAGGAACGGGGAAGCATTCGGAAATGACAGGAGGAATCATCGTTGTGTGAGTAATAGTAAATATATTCAGGGAATAGTCTTGTTAATCCTCATCGGTCAACATGTTTGTAGTTACACAAAATATTATTGAATAATAGAGGCTAACCTTGCGTTCGCTCTGATTACGGAAAAACATACAGGTAAAAAATAACTCTTCTGCTCAGCTTAAAAGAAAACCTCTCGAATGCCAGGCAATATGGTAGAGACGGAAGATTTTACGTCTCTACGCATGGATTGTGTTCTGACGCACGCTGGCGTGTTTGGTTTCACCATGGAATTCTATACCTTTTTTTATATAGGGAAATACTCTCGCAAAAACGGCTTTGAGATATCTCCCTTCGGGAAAAATGGTAGAAAAGGGATGGTCGGATGATGCACCGGCAACCTTGAAAATCTGGAGTACAACTCCTGCTTCTGCGGCTGAACGGGTCAGGATGGAAAGAAAATCCTTCTCAGAGACAAGCCCTGAGCAGGAACACGTCAGTAGAATGCCGCCCGGCCTAATGACCTGCATACCAAGCCGGTTAATATCCCCATAGGTACGATGCGCCCGCTTCATTTCATCCTTATGGCCAGCAAGTTTGGCAGGGTCGAGGATTAAAACATCAGTCTGCTCTCCTTTTGCATGCATCGTGCGAAGATAATCAAATACATTCACGTGTTGAAAGGTTACCTTTACAGTGTTCAGGCGTGCATTCTCTAGTGCCATTTCCAATGCCTTTTCATCCAGGTCTATCCCGGTAGCTGATTTTGCACCCATCAACATTGCAGAGATAGCAAATCCTCCCGTATAGCAAAAGCAATCAAGCACCTCTTTACCGGAGCAGTATTGTGATAGTGTTAAGCGGTTTTCACGCTGATCAAGAAAAAATCCTGTTTTGTGCCCTGTCTCGAGATTTACTCTCATCTGTAACAGATTTTCTTTAATTTCTACAGAATCCGGACCTGGATAATCCTTTGCTACTGGTAAAAAATCTATTCCTTCTTTTGCTGCGGTTCGTTCATCGGGGCGTACTGCAACCCGGGCGCCTGGATAAAGAGACTGTAAAGATGATACGATCCATTCTGTTATGCCAACATACCCGGCGGAGTATGGTTCTATAACAAACACATCAGCAAACTTATCGATAATCAATCCGGATAGACCATCGGATTCTCCATGTATCAGCCGATAAGAATTCGAGATCTTCTGGATTCCGAGAACTTCTTCACGCAGTGTCTTGGCTTGCTGAAGTTTTCTTAAGAAGAACTCCTTATTGAGCGGTTCAGATGCGTCTTCAGTCAATAGGCGAATGCCAATATTGCTTTTATAATTATAGATACCCCTGCCGATAAATACCCCCTCTTTGGATACTACTTCTACCAACATTCCTGGTTTTAAACGTTTTTGGGGATGGCGGATCATTCTGTCGAATATCCAGGGATGAAGGGAGTTTCTTTTTGCTTTTAGTGAAATAACGGGTAGTGTCATATTTACAATGTTTTTTCTCTCATTTCTCCAAAAATAACCTTTAAAATATCCTTTATCTGGATTAATCCGGAAATAATTCCCTCGGTATTTTTAACCAGGGCAAAATGTAATTCCTTTCTCTGAAAATCGGTAAGTATTTTACTAATCTTCTCATCCTCGGAGACAAAATAAGGTTCCATCATGAGATCTTCAAGGATGAATAATGGATTATTGAGTAGTATGTTGATAACCGTTTTTGCGTGGATTATTCCAATGGTGTTATCAATACAATGCTTATATATGGGGTACCTTGTATAACCTTCTTCTGTAACAATCCTCACAATATGTTCAGGAGATGTATCAGCATTTATGGCAACAATCTTATGCCTGGGCACCATAATTTCTTTTACAAGCTTGTCATTAAATTCAAATACCTTATGTAACAACGCGTGTTCTCCATCAGCCAATACACCAGTCTCTCCACTTTCATTAATAATGTGTTTTACCTCATCACGGCTGAAAATTATTTTCTTATATTTGATATTTACACCAAAGAGATTAAAACAAAGGCAGGCAACATAGGTAATCAGCATGACAATAGGTGATAGAATCCATCGTATCCATTCATATGGTTTGACAATCCATAATGAAAGCTGGTCGGGAAACTGGGTTGCAAGCATTTTCGGAAAGGTTTCGCCGAAGAGCAGCAAAATAAGGGCAACAATAATGGGAGCCATAAATACACCCCACTCGTGTAAATAATATATTGCAACCGTTGTTCCTATCGTTGATACTACGGTATTAACAATGTTATTTCCTGTAAGGATGGTACTGAGGAGCTTATCTGGTTCGTTAATAATTTTGTAAACAGAGACGGCTCTTTTGTTATTTTGTTTCATGAGGAAATCCAGTCGTATCTTATTAAGAGAAAAAAGCGCTGTCTCAGATAATGAAAAAAAGGCGGAGACGAAGAGAAGCAGAAAAAAGAGTATCAGCATAAAAATAATTGTTGTGGTTGAAAAGTGTATTGAATCCATAAAAACAACTTTCTTTTATTCCTTCTCTTTTTCTCTGATAAGGTTTATGATTTCTTCTGGCGATGTGGATTGAATGATCTTTTGTTTGAAAGACTCATCAATGAAGAGACGGGCTATTCGGCTTAAAAGTCCGAGGTAGGTATTATTTGTTCGCTCCCTGGTGGCGATTAAAAAAATCAAATGTACTGGTTTTCCATCAAGGGAATTGAATTCGACCCCTGATTCTGAAACTCCTAAGCATGCAATAATATCAGTA includes these proteins:
- a CDS encoding Mg2 transporter protein encodes the protein MITIFKSTDQGLKTIHTLSDGIWINVTDPSSEEIAQVEKWGILPEFVTHSLDIDERARTERNNSLILIVLRLPYKQDKIADIPYITVPLGIVLADKFIVTISRKETVIIKEFAAGRIHDLSTDKKNRFVLQLFFHTANQYLNYLRDIDAAVSILKDKLYRSVQNKEVLDLLKYQKSLIYFTSDLKSNELMFERLQKGQLFQAYPEDAELLDDVLIEIRQAMEMTSISENILSQMMDAFASIISNNLNVILKFLASITIVISLPTLVAGFYGMNVRLPGQNYSFTFSSILLVSLVISLIVVIIFKKKDWL
- a CDS encoding pyridine nucleotide-disulphide oxidoreductase, whose protein sequence is MKRVVIVGVGFAGLRAARTLANKGFDVLLLDRNNYHLFQPLLYQVATAELEQESIVYPIREIIRRWRGVHFRLAEVWGIDLERHQVLTANGVIAYDYLILATGSVTNFFGMDTMKRYGYDLKYLNDAVVLRNQILSSFEYAAQKPNASERLALLTFVVVGGGPTGVEFTGALAELVHHVLSKDYPELQVKDIRIILIEAGDSLLSNFPKKLQDYALFKLHRMGIEVRLKTAVSGAESHQVLLKDGTSIPSRTLFWAAGVRASSLADALPVMKVRGGRIIVKQDLTIEGYPNVFVIGDMAYLEQDRQPLPMIAPVAMQQGEYAGRAILQGERGRPIGPFYYRDRGSMATIGRGAAVAHTMGFSFSGFSAWVIWLALHLFFLIGFRNRIVVLLNWGYEYFLLKRQIRIITQEKKEIKR
- a CDS encoding undecaprenyl-diphosphatase, whose protein sequence is MTYLEALILAIIEGITEFLPISSTGHMIIASTIMGINENTLVKNFEVVIQFGAILSVVALYWQKFFTSFRFYLKLAFAFLPAAVIGVLLGDYIDSLLMNIWVVITTLFLGGIVLIFVDKWFRHANEAKEQEISWSQGFKIGCFQCIAMIPGVSRSAATIIGGMSTGLNRRTAAEFSFFLAVPTMLGASAKKLIDSYATIQHHDIKILLFGNIVAFIVAMLAIKAFVGFLKQHGFKWFGYYRIIVGVVLAIVAVLLKIQM
- a CDS encoding oxidoreductase; the protein is MIRHPQKRLKPGMLVEVVSKEGVFIGRGIYNYKSNIGIRLLTEDASEPLNKEFFLRKLQQAKTLREEVLGIQKISNSYRLIHGESDGLSGLIIDKFADVFVIEPYSAGYVGITEWIVSSLQSLYPGARVAVRPDERTAAKEGIDFLPVAKDYPGPDSVEIKENLLQMRVNLETGHKTGFFLDQRENRLTLSQYCSGKEVLDCFCYTGGFAISAMLMGAKSATGIDLDEKALEMALENARLNTVKVTFQHVNVFDYLRTMHAKGEQTDVLILDPAKLAGHKDEMKRAHRTYGDINRLGMQVIRPGGILLTCSCSGLVSEKDFLSILTRSAAEAGVVLQIFKVAGASSDHPFSTIFPEGRYLKAVFARVFPYIKKGIEFHGETKHASVRQNTIHA
- a CDS encoding putative PTS system component, whose product is MKGVNVKLSDVLTENRILINIHGKDKYDVLEKMVHAVKTSEKVKDVENLLKKVLEREKIKSTGIGGGIGIPHAQTSGVTDIIACLGVSESGVEFNSLDGKPVHLIFLIATRERTNNTYLGLLSRIARLFIDESFKQKIIQSTSPEEIINLIREKEKE